The Halanaerobiaceae bacterium ANBcell28 nucleotide sequence TTTAGAGCTTTAATGAGCAAAAAAGCAGGAATAGAAAGAAATGCTGATTGTTTAAAGGAATTATTGAATTGGCTTGAAAATAAAGAAAAAGAGATTAAATATTATCAGGGTTTAAAAGCTCTTGAGTTGCAAAATATATTGATTAATGGTACTTTAATTGCTAAAGCTGCCTTGTTTAGGAAAGAAAGTCGTGGAGGTCATTATCGAAATGACTATAAGCATGCAGATAAATCCTGGTCTAGAAAACATATCGTTTTTAACAAAAATAAGCCAGAGGGGGAAGAATATGTTCTGGAATAATAAGTTGATTGAAGATATAATCGATAGAGCTATCAAAGAGGATATCTGGACAGGTGATATTACTAGTGAATCCCTGATTCCGTCAGAGGCGATAGGTAAAGCCAATATTCTTGTCAAAGAGGAAGGTGTATTGGCAGGTTTGACTCTTGCTGAGAAAGTTTTTTATCGTTTTACAGATGAAATTGTATTTGAACAGCTGGCTGATGATGGTGATTTAATTCAAGAAGGTCAGCTTCTTGCAGAAATTAAGGGTCCTGTTAGAGAAATTTTAAAAGGTGAGAGAATTGCTCTAAATTTTTTGCAAAGATTATCGGGAATAGCTAGTAGGACAAGAAAATATGTAGAGGCTGTAAGTGATTATCCGGTCAAGATAGTTGACACCAGAAAAACCACACCAACATTACGTATTCTTGAGAAATATGCAGTAAAAGTAGGTGGAGCATACAATCATCGTATGGGTCTTTATGATGCAGTGATGATAAAAGACAATCATATAAAGGCTGCTGGGGGAATATATCAGGCAGTTGAAAGTATAAAAGAAAAGCTAGGTCATACAATAAAAATTGAGATAGAGGTTGAGGATTATAAAGGGCTTGAAGAGGCTCTGGAAGCTGGCGTTGATATAATAATGCTTGATAATATGGATCCCACGGAGATGGCAGGGGCTGTGCAGATAATTGATAATAGGGCTATAGTGGAAGCCTCTGGAGGTATAACTCTTGAAAGTATTCAAGAGGTAGCTTCTTCTGGTGTAGATATAATATCTGTTGGAGCTTTAACACATCATATTAAATCATTGGATATTAGTTTAAATTTAGAATAAAATATATTATTAGATAAGTAAAAAGGATGCTCATATGAGCATCCTTTTTAAAATGATTATTTATAAATGGTTAGGCCTTTTATCTATTTCAACAAAAATTAAATGTGAACGACCATTTCTAATTATATCTAGCTTGATTGTTTCACCAATTTCTTTTTCTGATATAATAGTAATTAATTCATTAGTATCTGATATTTCGTTATTATCAATTTTTGTAATTATATCATTTGGTCTTAATCCTGCTTTGTCAGCTGGACTATTTTCATTTACATAGTGTACAGCTATTCCATTTAACTCTCTTAATCGATAATAATTCATATATTCTTCTTTAGCTCTTGGTTCTATATTAGCTATTTCTACACCTAACCAAGGTCTAATAATTTCTCCTTTTTCGATCAAGTCGTTTACAATATCTGTAACTTCATTTATTGGTATAGCAAAACCAATTCCCTGTCCTTGAGTACTAACAGCTGTATTAATTCCTATTACCTGTCCAAATATATTTAGTAAAGGTCCACCACTATTTCCAGGATTTATAGCTGCATCTGTTTGTATAAGATTATTGTATCTCCTGGTACCTGAGTCCTGTGTAGGGATGTCTATTGGTCTACCTAGGGCACTAATGACTCCAGTTGTAACAGTATGCTCAAAACCAAACGGATTTCCAATTGCTATTGCCCAATCACCAGGGCGTATATTATCTGAATTACCTAGTTCTACAGGTTTTAGTTCCATTCCATTGATGGCTTCTTCATCTAGTTTAAGGATAGCTAAATCCGTATTAAAATCTGAAAAAACTATTTCAGCGGGAATGCTTTCTTCTACACCTGAGATTGTAATTTTTATCTCGCTTGCATTATGAACAACATGTTCATTTGTTACAAGTAGACCATCTTTTGATACAATAAAGCCTGATCCAAAACCTTCCCGGGTACGAGGTTGCTCTTCTACACGAAACCTATCTCCAAAGAAAAATCTAAAGATATCATCATTAAAAGAGTCAAAAAAAGGATCATAACTTTGTCTGCTTTGAACTTCAATTTCAGATGTTACAAGCACTACACTGGCATCAACGTTAGCTGCAATATCTGAAAAGACATTAGCTCCGGGAATTTGTGGTTCTTGTATAGCTTGTTCTTCATTTGTTTTTTGTTGTGTGTTATCAGCACGTGTGTATGGAGTTATGTCTTCTTGTGTGCTGCTGATAGTTAGTCCGATCATTAAAGCTACAAAAGCAACGATTACGTATGATATTAGTCTTTTTTTAATTAGTATTTTCATTTTATTACACCTTCCTTTTTTGAATTAAGTAAGATATTTTAAAAACTTAGAATTAATACTTTACTTTACAATAGAAATTATAATAGAATATAGATAGAAAATCAATTAAATGATAATTAAAAAAAGATTAAAAAAAAATTAAAAAATTTTAAATTAAGTAAATGGAGGAAAACAATGAATAAGATTGATCTGGAGTTGTTAAAGCTATTAAAAGAAAATAAGAACGATTTTATATCAGGTGAAGAAATGAGTTCATACCTGGAAGTATCTAGAACTACTATCTGGAAACATATTAAGAAATTAAGAGAACAGGGTTTTATGATTGAATCTATTACAAACAAGGGTTATTCTTTACAGGGTGAACCAGACTCAATAATTCCAGAAGAGATTATTCTTGATCTTAATACAGGAGAAATAGGTAGAGAAATTTTGACTTTTGATAAACTTGATTCTACAAATAACAGTGCTAAAGAATTAGCTCGAGAAGGAAATTATCAGTCAGGTACGGTTGTTTTAGCTGAGGAACAGCTCAAAGGAAAAGGTAGATTAGGACGCTCCTGGTATTCGCCTCCTGGTACAGGCCTTTTTTTCTCAATTATTCTTAAACCCAAGAACTTAGCTCCTTTGAAAGCTCCTTTTTTAACTATAGTTGCTTGTCTGGCTGTAGTAGAAGCTATTAGAGATACATATAAAAATATAGGGGATATTAGTCAAGAAAA carries:
- the nadC gene encoding carboxylating nicotinate-nucleotide diphosphorylase is translated as MFWNNKLIEDIIDRAIKEDIWTGDITSESLIPSEAIGKANILVKEEGVLAGLTLAEKVFYRFTDEIVFEQLADDGDLIQEGQLLAEIKGPVREILKGERIALNFLQRLSGIASRTRKYVEAVSDYPVKIVDTRKTTPTLRILEKYAVKVGGAYNHRMGLYDAVMIKDNHIKAAGGIYQAVESIKEKLGHTIKIEIEVEDYKGLEEALEAGVDIIMLDNMDPTEMAGAVQIIDNRAIVEASGGITLESIQEVASSGVDIISVGALTHHIKSLDISLNLE
- a CDS encoding trypsin-like peptidase domain-containing protein, encoding MKILIKKRLISYVIVAFVALMIGLTISSTQEDITPYTRADNTQQKTNEEQAIQEPQIPGANVFSDIAANVDASVVLVTSEIEVQSRQSYDPFFDSFNDDIFRFFFGDRFRVEEQPRTREGFGSGFIVSKDGLLVTNEHVVHNASEIKITISGVEESIPAEIVFSDFNTDLAILKLDEEAINGMELKPVELGNSDNIRPGDWAIAIGNPFGFEHTVTTGVISALGRPIDIPTQDSGTRRYNNLIQTDAAINPGNSGGPLLNIFGQVIGINTAVSTQGQGIGFAIPINEVTDIVNDLIEKGEIIRPWLGVEIANIEPRAKEEYMNYYRLRELNGIAVHYVNENSPADKAGLRPNDIITKIDNNEISDTNELITIISEKEIGETIKLDIIRNGRSHLIFVEIDKRPNHL
- a CDS encoding biotin--[acetyl-CoA-carboxylase] ligase, with amino-acid sequence MNKIDLELLKLLKENKNDFISGEEMSSYLEVSRTTIWKHIKKLREQGFMIESITNKGYSLQGEPDSIIPEEIILDLNTGEIGREILTFDKLDSTNNSAKELAREGNYQSGTVVLAEEQLKGKGRLGRSWYSPPGTGLFFSIILKPKNLAPLKAPFLTIVACLAVVEAIRDTYKNIGDISQEKENQLNEVCLEGLEIKWPNDILLNKKKISGILSEMSADMDIINYAVVGIGVNVNQENFPEEIKTIASSLKIEKQKKVDRKELFKLILEYFEQYYSLLVNEQEKILLEKWKEYLNILNENVLIINNEEKIRGRVINISERGELILEAENGKTHSFWAGDVSLRKEN